A stretch of the Haladaptatus sp. R4 genome encodes the following:
- a CDS encoding helix-turn-helix domain-containing protein, which produces MCEDSSPRKILSLLGDEHVQTILAVTSEQSMSANELSDTCGISLPTVYRRIQELVEYDLLSEQNKIAPDGNHYKKYEAAVERIDVQLQQGTFAVNIEEQPPTDAPDRFNRLWSDIRRDDS; this is translated from the coding sequence GTGTGTGAGGACAGTTCCCCCCGTAAAATCCTATCCCTCCTGGGAGACGAACACGTCCAAACCATACTAGCGGTTACGAGTGAACAATCCATGTCCGCGAACGAACTGAGCGATACCTGTGGTATTTCACTACCTACTGTGTATAGACGCATCCAAGAACTGGTCGAATACGACCTGCTTTCCGAACAGAACAAAATAGCACCCGACGGAAATCACTATAAGAAGTACGAAGCGGCAGTCGAGCGGATCGATGTACAACTGCAACAAGGAACGTTCGCCGTAAACATCGAAGAGCAGCCACCAACAGATGCACCGGATCGTTTCAATCGACTGTGGAGCGATATCCGGAGGGACGATTCATAA
- a CDS encoding SHOCT domain-containing protein has translation MTTADQSGSVVRIVLIVLAIILLIPVVMMLFAFPLMGGWMMGPGYGGRVTPIWGWVMMLIPLIILLGGGYLLYRAFKGDNLRADPALEELRLAYARGDLSEEEFDTRRNRLQRENNNRE, from the coding sequence ATGACCACAGCAGATCAAAGTGGTTCGGTCGTTCGAATCGTCCTCATCGTTCTCGCGATCATTCTTCTCATCCCAGTGGTGATGATGCTGTTCGCATTCCCGCTAATGGGTGGGTGGATGATGGGCCCAGGATATGGAGGTCGAGTCACTCCGATCTGGGGATGGGTCATGATGCTCATTCCACTGATTATTCTGCTCGGAGGTGGTTATCTTCTCTATCGTGCCTTTAAAGGAGATAACTTGAGAGCTGACCCAGCACTCGAAGAACTCCGATTAGCATACGCTCGGGGTGACCTATCCGAAGAAGAATTCGATACGCGCCGTAACCGCCTGCAGAGGGAAAACAACAATCGGGAATGA